The DNA sequence tgccgTGTGCATGCAAATGTCTGTTATCATTTAGCAtggtgcttttattattttttttttctgatacagaGGAACATTTTCCCTGTAGGTATGACAGAGAGTACCCTATAAGAGTGTGGCACCACAACTGGTGGCAAGCAGTTTTTCCATCAGCAGCTACCTCGAGTGACCACAGAGCACTTCTAATGTGGCTACACAGTGAAGGAACTGAATGGGGGACCTCAGgctttgaggcagaatctctctcCAGAGCCCTGGCTGGGGCAGGACTTGAACTTGCTCTGAAGTTTAGAATGACCTctaacttgcctctgcctttcccattCTGGACTTGGAGGCATATGCCAtcacctttttgttttattcagtgtTAGTTTTCATGTAAATCGCTATGTGGTTGCCTATACAACCCACAACTCCACTCCACTGccattttcttttgcttgctcTAGTGTTCCACAGGCACAGGCATTCTGTAACTTAAGCTTGCATGGTTTCTGCAGTTAGGAAGGACCTGTGGCTACCTACACCTTCACATGCTTGTCTGTGTAACACTGGAGTCCTTGAAATGAAAGCGCTAGAAGGGCTGGGCATCTGCTTCCTTCCGTCTGCCTAAAAGCCCAGCAGCTCCCAGGGCATCGTTCATTCCTTCCCTCAGAGCAGTGGGGCTCAGCTGGTTGAGTGTGAAGTCCATGAACGTTTCCATTGTAATATTGAGTTCAGAGCAGTCATGCTGCTGTAAGTTGTTAAGTATCTGATGCAAGTGGGGAAGTACTCCTTTGTCTGCCTATTTGAGAGTGCTGTGGCTTTGAACCCAAGACTTTTCTATAACAAGTACATATCCCACCACACTATGTAACccaacaaattgtgtgtgtgttgtatgtgtagtgtgtgtacctgtgcttCAGTGTAGCACTCAGAGGTCAGCACCTGCTACTTTCCTCAGTTGCTTGCCACctttttgctctttgttttttgagacattgtttctcattgaacctggatcttGCCATCTGGTTTGGTTAGCCCTCCAGGATCTGTCTgccttcccctgccctctccacAGTTCTGGGGCTTCTGGCATATGCTCTTGTGCCTGGTATCTTGCCTGGTGCTAGGGCTCTGAACCCAAGTTCCTGTGCTTGCTCAATGAGTGCTTTATCTATGGAGCTGTCTCCTAGGTCTgcagatttttaaatgttctgatcTCTAAAATGCACTGATTTCTATCCAAGGGCCCCTTCGACTTCGTCATGCCAACATTGGCCTGCTAATACTTAGTACTGGCTGATTTATGCATAGCTTCATTCATCTATACCTTTCTGGGTGTAAAAGCAAAACGCAACCCTCTGATTTCGTGCATGCGTTTATTCCTTAGAGAATCTGATTCAGCACTCAGACCCTTGGTTAAATTACTtcctgtatgtgtctctgtggatTCTgttggtggtgggtggtggtttgtttttagCATAGCAGTATAGATAAAACACTGTCATCTCCAGTACCAGGGAGAACAGACTCTATAAAGAGCACGTTACAGAAGCAGCAAGGCTGCTGGAGATGCGTCTGTGCACTGGTGAGTGGGCAGCTGCCAGCGCTCTAAGGTCTTTGGCACAGTCCTAACATTTTTCAATCTGCTTTTTTCCCAGGTGACAGATTATGTTTGCCAAGGTGGTCACATATTGTTCCTTTTGTCAAGGTAaggttgttgttcttcctagtaAGGTGGCAAGGGAACAAATGGCCTGTCATTGCCACTGTCACTCCTGTGTCTTTACAGAGCGCTGCATGATAGAAAGCAACAAACACGTGAGCAAGgagtcctttcttccttccctggtTGGATATTAGCTCCAACCCTGTAACACCAGTCCTGTGCAGCTTTGAACCAACCTCTCCTTTGCATTTCagtatgtgtacaggtgtttgtgcatgtgggtgcacacttgtgtgcatgcctgcaagCATGTGACGGCAAAACTTGGtgtcagctctttccttcctcaATCTCTAGCTTATGCATTGaggcagtctctcactgaacccagatctCAGCATACCTGCTAGCTGGACCAGGTGCCGTATGCTGGGGAGTCACGTCTGTCTCCAGTGCCAGGATAACAGGCAGGCCTCACTATCtaccaggttttttttgtttgtttgttttggtttggtttttttttttttttttttttttttttNNNNNNNNNNNNNNNNNNNNNNNNNNNNNNNNNNNNNNNNNNNNNNNNNNNNNNNTTTCTCtgttttagccctggctgtcctagaactcactttgtagaccaggctggcctcgaactcagaaatccgcctgcctctgcctcccgagtgctggtctACCAGGTTTTTAAGTGGGTTCTGGGTAACCCACTGTACCCCACTGTCCCCACCACAGTCCCCAAGCTTATGTGGCAAATACTTTACTCTGTGAACCCAAATCTCAAGTTATGAACCTCAATCTCAATCCTCCTTCAGAAAGAATCTAGTGGTCACATCAGTTCTAGATTTTATAACTTTTGCCCCAAATCCCTTCTAGGGCAATGGCTGTATGTAAGTGGATCCACCGCTGTCTGCTTAATGAGTGGGCACACAGAGAGGCAAGGAAGAGAGGGACCTGGCACTGCAGGAAGGAGGCCGGACACACTTGTTCCAGAGTTTTCTTTCACTTAGTTTTTCTCaagtacattttgttttgttttgcttttttagacAAAGGCTTGCTATGTAtgcagttcaggctggcctcaaataaaagatcctcctgtctcagcttccttcatgctaagattacaggttttctttcttccttcttagactatgtgtatgtttgcatgtgtccATCACATGCgtgtgaggagtgtgtgtgtgtggaagccacaggtgttgagtgtcttcctctgtccccCTGCaccttgttttttttgagacagtatctctcactgaaactggagtgTACCAGTAGGCAAAACCACCTAGCCAGTGAGTTCTGAGGACCCATCGGCCTAGCCCCAGGGGCACAGATGTACTACTGTGCCCTGCCTTTTCATGGGGGTCTGACTTGGTGTTTCTGCCTGCATAGCTAGCAACCCTTACCGAGAGTGCCAACTCCACAGCCCACCTTACCGAGAGTGCCAACTCCACAGCCCACCTTACCGAGAGAGCCAACTCCACAGCCCACCTTGAGGTCCTTTAGACTTTTATCTGATTAAAATTCCAAAGAGTCTGAAAAACTTCTACATAAAATCAATTTCCCACCTCAGTTCTCCAGGGAATAGAAAACGAGGATGGCTGTGGTATTCAGTGTTTTTCTTCACATATGTTGGGGGCTGGTGAAGGAATGTGGTTGGGGGAAGGGCATGAAAATTCTGGATTATTGCACAATAAATGATCTTCTTCCAGCCTGATACCTCCGCTGCTGATGACGCCTGTGTTCCTTTTGGGCAATGTCAATGAATGTTTCCACAACTTCAGTGAGAGCCACAGGTAAGGAAGGACCACCTCTctgattttcatttgttcttttctatAACAGTATAAAAGGGGTGGGTTCTAGCCAAGGAGTTTGTTTACTTGTGGAGGTAGGTCcactggtagaatgcttgcccggcttacacaaagccttgggttggatcccagcactgcaaaaaaatgtgtgtggtagtacacacctttaacctcagcattataggagatagagacagaagatcagaagttcaaggtcatcctgaacTACTTTAGTGTGAAGCAAATCTGGGCTGTATCAgaccctccaaaaaaaaaaaaaaaaaaaaaaagctaggtttttgtttgtttgtttgtttgttttcttgacagggtttttttgtgtaggcctaactagaactcactctgtagaccagtctggcctcaaattagagatctatctgccctgcctcccaagtgctggggttaaagacgtGCACCTCCACATCACCTATCTAAAACTGCTTGTTTTGAAAATGAATTATAGTCATAACAAGATGCAGTCAGGCTGAAGAGACACAAGGAAACATACAATATAACATGACTTCAAGATAGTCATCTGTAGGAAGGAACAAGATGCTATAGTTGCAAGTATTGGGATCTGGGAATCGCCACACAAACCACATGAACTCCaatctcagttaagcaagaataATTTATTGAACACATCACTATACTGGACGTCCAGGACTACAGTAAGGAAAAACCTAACTGAAGCACCAGTCTGTCTTCAGGGCAGGTTCTTTATAGGAAAAACCAGGTTCAAACATTTGAAGGCAAGCAATGAAGTGGTGTAACAGTTCTGGCTAAGGAGACAAAGTATCATCAGCTAATCTGTAACCTGATTGGTCCTGAGTGAAGTAAGAAGGGtggtgggggcaggagagatggctcaggggttaagagcactggctgctcttccagaggtcctgagttcaaatcccagtggccacatggtggctcacaaccatctgtaatgagatctgatgccttcttctggcctgcaggcataatgcaggcatacatgctatatacataataaataaataaataaataaataaaagggtgGGGGACAGGTGGTGAGCAGGGAATTTTAGAACATTGAGATAACAGAGTACAAGTGATCCAGCCATAACTTTTTGGCTTATTAATAGCATTCTTTAATGTCAGCTATGGATAATTGCTTCTGCGAAgtggagtctgagaacctgaaccTAATTACTCTTTATGAGCAAAATGGAGACTGAATACAAAATGACTGCAGTGATGTTAAAAGGGCAGGCCTCAACCGCAGCAAGAGCCAGGAACATGAGAAGCATAGTCACTCGCTGTGCTGGCGgagggagcctcagctgaggaactGCTTCCATAAGTTAGGGCTGCAGGTGAGCCCttaggacattttcttcattagtgattgatgttTGCGGCCTCATTCAGTGGTGGAGCGATGTGGAAGTGTCAGATGGCTTATGGCTGTGGTGGTTCATCCCAAGGTGACTCTTGGGCTCTATAGTACCGTCCCGTCCGCTGCTTCTCTTCCCAGGTGTATCCTAATGCACTCACCGCCATCAGCCACGCTTGAGCCCCTGCCTTCTACCAATACATCTGTCTGCAGCACGCTCTATTTTTATGGTGTCACCATTTTCCTGGCcagcttcttcttcagcttcctcACCATCATGGTAATGTACTATCCTGTCTGTGGTTGGGGAAAACAAAGACTGGGAGAGACAGGCTGGAGTGATGCAAGAGGCATTGCCTATggtcccagcactaaggaaggGGCTGTGAGAttgtagctcagttgggagaACTGAGTGCCTGACTGCataggaggttgaggcaggggatcagaaattcaaggtccccagcacttgggaggcagagataggcagatttctgagatcgaaacctgcctggtctacaaagtgagttccaggacagccagggctatacagagaaaccctgtcttgaaaaaaaccaaaccaaaccaaaacaaaacaaagccaaaaaaaaaaaagaaagaaagaaagaaattcagggtaagaaaaaaaaatagaaagaaattcaaagtccTCTTCAGTTACACATAGCCACTAGCTGGGGTGTGTATGAGATCCTttacataaaatgggagttacagaaggatgctGATGTCgggagcgtggtggtgcacgctgttaatcccagcactcgggaggcagaggcaggcggatttctgagttcgaggccagcctggtctacagagNNNNNNNNNNNNNNNNNNNNNNNNNNNNNNNNNNNNNNNNNAAGTGGACCTTCACCtttggagccccccccccccaaaaaaaaaacaaggatgttgatattaagttcaaagcagtgtttcatcaTAACATACTCAGAGCAACAGTTTTACATGGTCCTGCCTTATCATTATGCATGCCTGTGACTTTATCCTTggacctaaatgtttttctttgaacaCTTCTCTTATTAGTGtgattatgaaagctcattgtatttcttattatgcagaCTTTACTATCTGttctgaggagtgggcacattctcTTCCTGACTCTAACTTTATTCTATCTTTCTATCAACTAAGTCCATCTCTAAAacctttcttcctaaaattatttgaatcaaattaggaattctatagaattattatctatttgtctacatagcatcactacaagacagtacatcttcataggTCTACAGAGATCTtctcaaaagggtgggctaatgcctagtgatagttatatatttaataataataggaaaagcatattaatagtaggaatctttcctaaaatagaTCTTTCCTGGGCCTTGCCCACCAGAACCATCATAGACTTTAATCCAAGGCAGACCTGTCTCAGGAAGGTCACCTGCTGGTTTTTTGCTTCTCTGATAGCTCCCGACATGGGGACAGTGCAGACCTATGTAAGGAGCTTGACTCAATCACTTACTTTGCAACTCATGACTAAGTGGATGCTGGGTTATATTTGGAGCTGACTGAGAAGAGAGATGAGTCTGCTCAGGTTAGGCACTCTGACAGTTCTAGGCTTAGGTCTAAAACAAGTTAAAACTGCCCTGGAGCTGGTCATGATGCAATCCAAACTGAGAGGTGAAGCAGAAGGATATCTGGGGGTGGGGATACTGAGGGGGTAGGAGGATGGGGGATGCTAAACAGTGAGCCCAACTCAACACGATAgccagccagatcttatggaaaACACCTGTATTACCAGCACTTGGACCAAGAGGTCAAAACTATGCCCTATGCCCAATCATAGAGcaaatgtgaggccagcctgggctacaggacaCCCTACCtctgaagacaaacaaacaaaaccaaaaactagaaTTGAAGTTCTCAGTGTTCCTTAAAGCCTGTGGGTGTTAAACAGGGGACCTGAGTTGTCAGTACAACTACTCAGATTTGGTAAGATTTTTTATCAAGATTATTGGCTGTTCGTGCTTCTGAAATGTCCCCTGGTTCTTCAGCTCACCCTTGGCAGATCCCTGGAAAGCGGGGAGAACCATTGCATTTCTTGTAAGGATGAGAAGAGGGTTTCTAAAACTCCTTTTTGCTCCGAGTTGAGAACTTAAGCTCAGCCTCTGCACTAATGGACCTCAGGGTACTAAGCATAAGACGTGCTAGGAGGATATCTAGTAAACCATTTGAAGAGATGGCTAGTTAGAACTTACCCTTAAGTTCCTGGGTAGGAAAGTAGCTCATTAGCAGTCTGTGTACCAACCAACCACGTGCAAGTCCCACCTCCACAAGAAAACAGCAGCCTTCCTGTGCATATTGTGATTTGTCTGAGGGCTGGGAAAGCTGGGGTTGACGATACTCACTTATGAAAACCAGAAGTCTGGTGCATATCTGTTCCTCTAAGCGAAACTCTGGGTCTGGGCCAGTCTCCAAAGCTTGCTTGCATGCTAAGGGTAGGAAGATGGTTTTTCCGGACATGACTCCTTATAGAGTAGCTCTCTAAAACATTTGCCAAGCCACAGGCCAACTCTTCACGTTCACACTCCTGTTTAGGTCTTACTCGTCCATGCCCAGACGTTATATAAGAAGTTTGTGAAGTCGACGGGCCCTCTGGAGAGTGAGCAGTGGGCAGTGATTCACACTGTGGGCCAGCGAGTGCGTTTCTTCCCAGTGGCCTTTGTGTGCTGCTGGGGTCCAGGTCAGTACCTTAGTCAAAAGAGTTGGCGGTGAAGAAGACGACTGTAGGGTTGGTCAGACAAAATCCTGCCTGCGCATTCCTGTCCAgcttgtaaattttatttacttattttttgttttgtttttggtttttttgttgtttgttttttgaaacaaggtctcattttatagactaggctggcctcaaattcacagagatctaccagtgttggcctctgcctctggctcaagtcctgggattgaagacatgcaccactacacccggcATTAATCTGCAAATGTTAATCAGAAAGGACTAGAAGTCAAAGGCCAGGGGCTCAGAGGCTTATATAATCGATTATATAATTGATTAGCACTGACCTTCAGCATCCTACAGCTCCTACCCAGGAAATGCACATGCACGAGGGCTGACAGCATCTCACACACTGTGTTTGCAGCTGTCACCCTGCTGATCATGAAGCTGACGGAGCCTCAGGAAACTTCCCTGCACATGGCCCTCTCTGTGCTCCAGGTAATGCCTTCCAACACCACGGTCTCTGTCTGCACCGCTGGGCCCTATTCTCCTGCCCTACCATTTTAGAGCACACAGTTTTCCTTCACTGTACAGCTTTGTGCATTGCAAAGAGAACCATGTGATTTTTATGCTTACTTGTAAGGAATATTAAAACCTTCTCAAAGGCAAGCTAGTACCAGTACTTCTGGGTATCGTGTGCAGCACGTGTATCTCTGGGCAACTTTGTTTTGATATGTTGAGGCCATGGCACATCCAGAGTAAAGCAAATGGTGCAGACTATGCTTAGTGAGCACCGGACAGTAAAGGGATGCTGGTCCTCTATCCTCCATTATCAGAAGAAAGCTTGTGTACTGTGCTGATTTAGAACGGTGTTCTCTGAGAAACGGATCCATAGTGGAAGCTATTGGACTGCCATCATGTATACAGCAAGCAATCTAACTAGCTGTGAGCAGTGTACAGCAAGGCGCAATGCTAAGTCTGTATGAGCTTGGGTATCTATTGTTCAGTAGCTCAAGTGAGAATGTTGCACTTGGGGTGGGACCTCCCACCACCtctccccccatacacacacacacacacacacacgatgtgtaactatgctttaaaaataagggCTAAGGGACCTACCTGTTCCTGGACTTAACAAGACTGAAGGTTGGGCTACCACTCTTCATCTCCTCTAGGCTCTCACAGCAGCATCCCAGGGGCTGCTCAACTGTGGCATTTATGGCTGGACACAGTGCAAGTTCCAGCAGATAAAGCGTGAGCCTCGCCGTGACGCAGACACTCAGACCCCACTGCTGTGCTCACAGAAGAGAATTTATAGCAGAAGCCCAAACCTACTGGAGTCTCCTCTTGCCCTTGCTTCCAGTTCCTCCACCGTTCTTTGAGACCCTAGAACGGGAATGTCAGGGAGTGAATGTTTCACATGAGTGGACTCTCCTCTGGCCATACCCGAGACTGAAGAGCTGAAAGGAAATGTGGGCTCATGGTCAGTAGCAATTCTGGGTGAATTCAGAAGCAGCTCTCTAACTGCTCCTTCAGAGAGATACAGCCGCTTTCCATCTAAGAGACTCATTGCTTTGACAAGTACTAGATCtcctgaagaaaaaataaatttcaggttcatatgtatgtgtgtcatttGCAAGCTCTCTGCTCCACAATGGCAAGAGAGGTAGGAAACCATGCAGCAACTTGTAGTTGTGTGGCTGCACCTATTGCAGTAAGGTGGCGTGGAGGCCTGAGGCTGCCCACACAGCCAGATCTTGTCACAGACCTCATTCTTACTGGTTTAGTGCTTTTCAACTACTTTAATAGAACTGTTCTAGTTGGGTTTTTGGGGGGGACGGTtcgagacatgatttctctgtgtagccctggctgtcctggaactcactctgtagaccaggctggcctcgaactcagaaatccgcctgcctctgcctcccaagtgctgggattaaaggcatgcgccaacacCGCATGGCTAGAAcagtttttatatacttttttttttttgtaaaagtttATTGAACACAGAAGTAGGCTTCCATCTGAAGTATTTATGCTGGGCAAAGCTTTCTCAGTGGTCATTACAGCCATGGCGGCAGAATCATGTGCCCTGTCCAGGGTCATAGTTGCTGTGGAAACCACAGAAGTACCATAGTTACAGCCAAAATTCCCAGACGGACAGGAGCAGTAGTCACCACAGCTCAGCCAGCCCCAGGGTCTTCAGTGTTCCCAACAGCATTACTCCCTGAGCCTTACCAGGCCTAAGGCAGCTCTCTTGCTTTCTACATAGCATCAACTGTCAGCCCAGCATGTAGACAGCTTCCTAaggtttgtttctctctctctctctctctctctctctctctttctttctttcaagatttatttatttatttatttcatgtatgtgagtgcactgtagctctcttcagacacaccagaagagggcatcaaatcccattacggatggttgtgagccaccgtgtggttgctagaaattgaactcaggacctctggaagagcaatcagtgctcttaaccgctgagccatctctccagccctgctttgtAAGGGTTCTATTGCAGACATATTGATAGAAATGTATTTCTGGGCAGTGCTGAGATCGGAGGGTCTCCAGAATTTGGGTCAGAGACACAGGTTTGTGCAGTGAGCACAGTGACCTAAACTGAGGTTCCTGAGCGCACACCCATCAGTCATTGTCGTACAGGTCAAGAGTTCTGCCAGATAGAGGGGTGGGGAAGGTCCCAGCAGATACATAGAGCTGAACCCAGAAGAAACCCCTGTGCTTTGGCTTGTGGGTCTCATTGGCATCTAGTCTGTAATAGCTAAAGCCAAAGCAAGAGTCATATCTATGTATGAGAATATAGTTTaaggctgggaggtggtggcacacgcctttaatcccaNNNNNNNNNNNNNNNNNNNNNNNNNNNNNNNNNNNNNNNNNNNNNNNNNNNNNNNNNNNNNNNNNNNNNNNNNNNNNNNNNNNNNNNNNNNNNNNNNNNNNNNNNNNNNNNNNNNNNNNNNNNNNNNNNNNNNNNNNNNNNNNNNNNNNNNNNNNNNNNNNNNNNNNNNNNNNNNNNNNNNNNNNNNNNNNNNNNNNNNNNNNNNNNNNNNNNNNNNNNNNNNNNNNNNNNNNNNNNNNNNNNNNNNNNNNNNNNNNNNNNNNNNNNNNNNNNNNNNNNNNNNNNNNNNNNNNNNNNNNNNNNNNNNNNNNNNNNNNNNNaaccacatggtggctcacaaccatccgtaatggaatctgatgccctctagtgtgcgtctgaagacagctgcaatgtactcatataaataagaaataaatctttttttttaaagaatcattgaGATATAAGACTTAGTGAGTTGcctactttagaaaaaaata is a window from the Mus caroli chromosome 5, CAROLI_EIJ_v1.1, whole genome shotgun sequence genome containing:
- the Tmem116 gene encoding transmembrane protein 116 isoform X2; protein product: MAFPLETSRLEGRWEPLFPAIQWIQFAVATLSVIGSSSLLTYIAFQSPQKSAEIKPLLYLSFSDLLLGICWLIKALLYGTAAAHKDSICYNLQTAGEIFYLASLLYTVSYIWCLYTELRRKSGQSERSTVAQVTDYVCQGGHILFLLSSLIPPLLMTPVFLLGNVNECFHNFSESHRCILMHSPPSATLEPLPSTNTSVCSTLYFYGVTIFLASFFFSFLTIMLLPRKCTCTRADSISHTVFAAVTLLIMKLTEPQETSLHMALSVLQALTAASQGLLNCGIYGWTQCKFQQIKREPRRDADTQTPLLCSQKRIYSRSPNLLESPLALASSSSTVL
- the Tmem116 gene encoding transmembrane protein 116 isoform X4, which gives rise to MTPVFLLGNVNECFHNFSESHRCILMHSPPSATLEPLPSTNTSVCSTLYFYGVTIFLASFFFSFLTIMVLLVHAQTLYKKFVKSTGPLESEQWAVIHTVGQRVRFFPVAFVCCWGPAVTLLIMKLTEPQETSLHMALSVLQALTAASQGLLNCGIYGWTQCKFQQIKREPRRDADTQTPLLCSQKRIYSRSPNLLESPLALASSSSTVL
- the Tmem116 gene encoding transmembrane protein 116 isoform X1 gives rise to the protein MAFPLETSRLEGRWEPLFPAIQWIQFAVATLSVIGSSSLLTYIAFQSPQKSAEIKPLLYLSFSDLLLGICWLIKALLYGTAAAHKDSICYNLQTAGEIFYLASLLYTVSYIWCLYTELRRKSGQSERSTVAQVTDYVCQGGHILFLLSSLIPPLLMTPVFLLGNVNECFHNFSESHRCILMHSPPSATLEPLPSTNTSVCSTLYFYGVTIFLASFFFSFLTIMVLLVHAQTLYKKFVKSTGPLESEQWAVIHTVGQRVRFFPVAFVCCWGPAVTLLIMKLTEPQETSLHMALSVLQALTAASQGLLNCGIYGWTQCKFQQIKREPRRDADTQTPLLCSQKRIYSRSPNLLESPLALASSSSTVL
- the Tmem116 gene encoding transmembrane protein 116 isoform X3; protein product: MLGSHVCLQCQDNSLIPPLLMTPVFLLGNVNECFHNFSESHRCILMHSPPSATLEPLPSTNTSVCSTLYFYGVTIFLASFFFSFLTIMVLLVHAQTLYKKFVKSTGPLESEQWAVIHTVGQRVRFFPVAFVCCWGPAVTLLIMKLTEPQETSLHMALSVLQALTAASQGLLNCGIYGWTQCKFQQIKREPRRDADTQTPLLCSQKRIYSRSPNLLESPLALASSSSTVL